A section of the Paenibacillus aurantius genome encodes:
- a CDS encoding beta-mannosidase encodes MTILKPLLNDWNFKAAGENEWLPAAVPGCVHRDLVRNGVISDPFFGTNEYDLQWIDKKDWEYETYFDVSPELLKSDRVELVFEGLDTYAEITLNGRPLLRTNNMFRTWRADGKPLLQPAENHLHLLFRSPVHEGLAILETKPYGLPAINDHSEDGGLGERKVSVYARKAPYHYGWDWGPRFVTSGIWRELYLEAWSDARMADLFIRQDGVTADQARLTALVEVETSRGWEGELVLSSDRGHSWTRPVSLTPGHHRIELEVEIERPDLWWCRGLGAPALYSFTAELKHSEGSTAVRTVRTGLRSVRLVREPDDSGTSFYIELNGIPVFAKGANHIPNDSFVTEVTAERYRHEIATAAESHMNMLRVWGGGIYEQDVFYDLCDEYGLLVWQDYMFACSMYPGDPAFIENVRAEAQDNLVRLRNHPCLALWCGNNEIDAAWSHYLEDAGWGWKEQYPADARREIWQDYLELFHKVLPEVTEAYAPGASYWPSSPMAGLSEDGTRHSGYTSQSGDIHYWGVWHAEEPFENYNVYVGRFMSEYGFQSFPELRTVLSYALEHDLELTSDVMLAHQKNNRGNLLIQSYMRQAMNEPNDFRSFLHMSQLLQADAMRMAIEAHRRRRPLCMGTLYWQMNDCWPVASWAGMDYFGRWKAMQYAVREAYQDLTLSMDNRPEDSVAVYVLSDRPYAIQASLRLRVYDRSGQLRSEPYRESISVEAGSSLLAVNLPVDSLLQDAAPEDRLLLVELEEDGVLTARRVHYFVSARQLPLSRPAIRIKELPEPDGPVYVLETNVLASRVWLLSEKEGCFSRNDFELIPGQPERILFYARASDPENPAFVRSSAGRLNVTSLFDLCKSPPTPSIDQPQEVRHG; translated from the coding sequence ATGACAATTCTTAAACCATTGCTGAACGATTGGAATTTCAAAGCCGCCGGGGAGAACGAGTGGCTCCCGGCTGCCGTACCGGGCTGCGTGCATAGGGATTTGGTAAGAAACGGCGTTATTTCCGATCCGTTCTTCGGAACCAATGAATATGACCTTCAATGGATTGACAAGAAGGACTGGGAGTATGAAACATACTTTGATGTTTCCCCTGAACTGCTGAAAAGCGACCGGGTGGAGCTCGTCTTTGAAGGATTGGACACTTATGCGGAGATTACCCTCAACGGCCGGCCCCTCCTTCGAACCAACAATATGTTCCGAACCTGGAGAGCGGATGGGAAGCCGCTGCTCCAGCCAGCCGAAAATCACCTTCATCTCCTATTCCGCTCGCCTGTTCATGAAGGTCTAGCCATTCTGGAGACCAAGCCTTACGGTCTTCCCGCGATCAACGATCATTCCGAGGATGGCGGACTTGGCGAGCGTAAGGTCAGCGTATATGCCCGTAAGGCGCCTTATCACTACGGCTGGGATTGGGGGCCCCGGTTCGTAACAAGCGGCATTTGGCGGGAGCTTTACCTCGAGGCCTGGTCGGATGCCCGCATGGCGGACTTGTTTATCCGCCAGGACGGCGTCACGGCGGACCAGGCACGCCTGACCGCGTTGGTCGAGGTGGAGACGAGCCGCGGCTGGGAAGGAGAGCTGGTGCTGTCGAGCGACCGTGGCCACTCTTGGACCAGGCCGGTTTCGCTTACACCCGGACATCACCGGATCGAGCTCGAGGTGGAGATCGAGCGGCCTGATCTCTGGTGGTGCAGGGGGCTCGGTGCCCCAGCGTTATACTCCTTCACAGCGGAGCTGAAGCATTCGGAGGGGAGTACGGCAGTGCGGACGGTCCGTACCGGTCTTCGCTCCGTTCGGCTTGTCCGGGAGCCGGACGATTCCGGCACTTCCTTCTATATCGAGCTGAACGGAATTCCCGTCTTTGCAAAAGGGGCAAATCATATCCCGAACGACAGCTTCGTCACGGAAGTGACGGCTGAGCGTTACCGTCATGAAATAGCGACGGCAGCGGAGTCCCATATGAATATGCTGCGGGTCTGGGGCGGAGGAATCTATGAGCAGGACGTGTTCTATGATCTATGTGACGAATACGGACTGCTCGTCTGGCAGGATTACATGTTCGCCTGCAGCATGTATCCCGGAGACCCTGCGTTTATCGAGAACGTGCGTGCCGAAGCCCAGGACAATCTCGTCCGGCTGCGTAACCATCCCTGCCTTGCGTTATGGTGCGGCAATAATGAAATCGATGCAGCCTGGTCCCATTATTTGGAGGACGCCGGTTGGGGCTGGAAGGAGCAGTATCCTGCGGATGCCCGCCGTGAAATATGGCAGGACTACCTAGAGCTGTTTCATAAGGTACTCCCTGAAGTTACCGAGGCCTATGCACCGGGGGCCTCCTATTGGCCGTCGTCTCCTATGGCGGGTCTTAGCGAGGACGGGACCCGGCATTCCGGCTATACATCGCAGAGCGGCGACATCCACTATTGGGGCGTATGGCATGCCGAGGAGCCCTTCGAAAACTACAACGTGTATGTCGGGCGCTTCATGAGCGAATACGGCTTCCAATCGTTTCCCGAGCTGCGGACGGTCCTCTCGTACGCCCTTGAGCATGATCTGGAGCTGACCTCGGACGTCATGCTGGCTCACCAGAAGAATAACCGGGGCAATCTGCTCATCCAAAGCTATATGCGCCAAGCCATGAACGAGCCGAACGATTTCCGTTCGTTCCTCCACATGAGCCAGCTGCTTCAGGCAGATGCCATGCGAATGGCCATTGAGGCCCACCGCAGAAGGAGGCCGTTGTGCATGGGCACGCTTTACTGGCAGATGAACGATTGCTGGCCCGTCGCTTCCTGGGCGGGTATGGATTATTTCGGCAGATGGAAGGCAATGCAGTATGCCGTGCGGGAAGCCTATCAGGATCTTACCTTGTCGATGGACAATCGGCCGGAGGATTCGGTGGCGGTGTATGTTTTGTCCGATCGGCCCTATGCCATTCAGGCTTCCTTACGCCTTCGTGTATACGACCGAAGCGGGCAGTTGCGCTCGGAGCCATACAGAGAATCCATTTCAGTGGAAGCCGGTTCTTCTTTACTAGCCGTGAATCTTCCCGTCGATAGCCTCTTGCAGGATGCCGCACCGGAGGACCGTTTACTGCTTGTGGAGTTGGAGGAGGACGGAGTCCTCACTGCCCGTCGTGTTCACTATTTCGTTTCGGCCCGACAGCTTCCCCTATCCCGTCCGGCCATTCGAATTAAGGAACTTCCGGAACCCGACGGTCCCGTGTACGTGCTCGAGACGAATGTACTGGCTTCCCGTGTCTGGCTCCTTTCCGAGAAGGAGGGCTGCTTCAGCCGGAACGACTTCGAGTTGATCCCGGGACAGCCGGAGCGGATCCTTTTCTACGCCCGCGCCTCCGATCCGGAGAATCCTGCGTTCGTTCGATCCTCCGCGGGCAGGCTGAACGTCACCTCCCTATTCGATCTATGTAAAAGTCCCCCCACGCCCTCCATCGATCAGCCTCAGGAGGTGCGTCATGGATAG
- a CDS encoding carbohydrate ABC transporter permease, producing MVGTSAGEKMFHLFNYVFMCLLMVVMIYPFWYMIMGSLSDSIQATGGGFFLIPKGFSLESYKAVLTNVSLLSGFRVTVLSTIGGVAVGTFFTATTAYAVSKKRLRGRLLFSFLILFTMLFSGGLIPTYLLIKNLHMMDTYWALILPNAIGAWNIFVMVSFFRGIPEELEEAAKIDGANDLTVFFRIVLPLSNAVIATISLFIAVSYWNDFFSSVLYINTKEMWQLQMVLRDLINNTNAALESSGVNVSYQRNISVFTVKMAAIIVASIPILIVYPFLQKHFVKGAMIGSIKG from the coding sequence ATGGTCGGGACATCAGCAGGCGAGAAAATGTTTCACTTATTTAACTACGTGTTCATGTGTCTCTTGATGGTCGTCATGATCTACCCGTTCTGGTATATGATCATGGGTTCACTGAGCGATTCGATCCAGGCGACCGGAGGAGGTTTTTTTCTTATCCCCAAAGGGTTTTCCCTGGAATCGTACAAGGCCGTGCTCACGAATGTCTCTTTGCTTTCCGGCTTCCGGGTCACCGTCTTGTCCACGATTGGCGGCGTAGCCGTCGGCACCTTCTTTACGGCAACGACAGCCTATGCCGTATCGAAGAAGAGGCTGCGCGGTCGCCTGCTTTTCTCTTTTCTCATCCTTTTTACGATGCTGTTTAGCGGCGGATTGATCCCCACTTACCTATTGATCAAAAATCTGCACATGATGGACACCTATTGGGCACTCATTCTCCCCAATGCGATCGGAGCCTGGAACATCTTCGTTATGGTCAGCTTCTTCCGAGGCATCCCGGAGGAGCTGGAGGAGGCGGCCAAAATCGATGGAGCGAACGATCTGACGGTTTTCTTCCGGATCGTGCTTCCCCTGTCGAACGCCGTTATCGCCACCATCTCCTTATTCATTGCCGTTTCCTATTGGAACGATTTCTTCTCCTCGGTCCTCTACATCAACACCAAAGAAATGTGGCAGCTGCAGATGGTGCTCCGCGATCTGATCAATAACACGAACGCCGCGCTGGAGTCTTCCGGTGTCAATGTCAGCTACCAACGAAACATCTCCGTCTTCACCGTAAAGATGGCGGCGATTATCGTCGCCTCGATCCCGATCCTGATCGTCTATCCTTTCCTGCAGAAACACTTTGTCAAAGGGGCCATGATCGGCTCGATCAAGGGCTGA
- a CDS encoding ABC transporter permease produces the protein MAIKTETLAPASVPNKRTIVKELIRDKYLYLLLFPGMLLLLVFRYVPMYGVVIAFKDYNIFAGIQKSPWVGFDNFSRLFHSPDFFEILRNTIVISVYKLAADFIVPVILSLLLNELRNQRFKRVTQSIVYLPHFVSWVIFAGIIATFLNPVDGLVNYILQAFGGKAIDFLGTPSYFRSILVVSHVYKEVGWSTIIYLAAMSGVSPELYEAARIDGANRFRQVWHVTLPAIRPVMIILFILSLANILEAGFQQVFLLYSPLVYDVADIIDTYVYRVGLVDADYSYATATGIFKSVVSMVLIISANAIVKKFGQEGLW, from the coding sequence ATGGCGATCAAGACCGAGACCCTTGCCCCTGCAAGCGTCCCGAACAAGCGAACCATCGTCAAGGAGCTGATAAGGGACAAATACTTGTACCTGCTGCTGTTCCCCGGAATGCTGCTCCTGCTTGTGTTCCGTTATGTTCCGATGTACGGGGTGGTCATTGCCTTTAAAGACTACAACATCTTCGCCGGGATTCAGAAGAGCCCGTGGGTCGGCTTCGATAACTTCAGCCGGCTGTTCCACTCGCCTGACTTCTTTGAGATTTTACGCAATACGATCGTGATCAGCGTCTATAAGCTCGCCGCCGATTTTATCGTGCCGGTCATCCTCTCTCTCTTGCTGAATGAGTTACGCAACCAACGGTTCAAACGAGTCACCCAGTCGATCGTCTATCTGCCCCACTTCGTGTCCTGGGTTATTTTCGCCGGGATCATCGCGACGTTCCTGAATCCCGTGGACGGGCTGGTCAATTACATCCTTCAGGCGTTTGGCGGCAAAGCGATCGATTTTCTCGGAACTCCTTCCTATTTCCGGTCCATTCTCGTGGTTTCGCATGTATACAAGGAAGTCGGCTGGAGCACCATCATCTACCTGGCTGCGATGTCCGGTGTATCGCCTGAGCTGTATGAGGCGGCCCGAATCGACGGGGCGAACCGGTTCCGCCAGGTATGGCACGTCACGCTCCCGGCCATCCGGCCGGTTATGATCATTCTCTTCATTCTGAGTCTCGCCAACATATTGGAAGCCGGCTTTCAGCAGGTGTTTCTGCTTTACAGCCCGCTTGTCTACGATGTGGCGGATATTATCGACACGTATGTTTATCGCGTCGGCCTGGTCGATGCGGATTACAGCTATGCCACGGCAACCGGGATCTTCAAATCGGTCGTTTCCATGGTGCTGATCATTTCCGCAAATGCAATCGTCAAAAAATTCGGCCAAGAAGGGCTATGGTAA
- a CDS encoding type 2 periplasmic-binding domain-containing protein, translating to MKKKPLAALAIGLTLTSVVTACSGTKSAPSKEGQTTPDNGENGSPLKMSLGVMGGPKTPNSWVEKQLEDTLTQKLKRPVDIVPVFYPDWSQMNTKINLLMSDEKQRPNIVWTGDTKEYPKWVQAGLVQDLTPSLQKYGKEIINYYTKSTMFYHWSPDGGGKIYRLPGDVPEAGTMTTLLRKDWLDKLGLKPPKTLEEYITVMKAFTHNDPDGNGKNDTYGLAGDNYYRSLVPFFYAYGVDPDNFMKMPDGSVKFGSALPQVKTVLGILRDLYKDGVMDPRMTTIANSDNTKVDQIIVSGKVGSIYRFVSYLNPSYPATQSFKANNPTGEWMAIDPVTGPDGFGADQPDPQIGWCYLLVTNTGKVDDAVKVLNEMATPDTFALINYGKKEEHYKIENGQFKTLVNPEEANKLGFANFDWYIKRKDAANLTNTPEVTKLYEHNIQTTKAMRDKIYFAKAIDRPAWDKYSADVKKLREETFWGIITGNKPLSAFDEFLSKYEQIGGKQIDEEANKLFKSEEAERKEFDAWYDKNIVPYKK from the coding sequence GTGAAAAAGAAACCGTTGGCAGCATTGGCAATCGGACTCACTTTAACCTCAGTCGTTACCGCATGCTCCGGTACAAAATCGGCTCCATCCAAAGAAGGGCAAACAACTCCGGACAATGGGGAGAACGGCAGCCCTCTCAAAATGAGCCTAGGGGTAATGGGCGGACCGAAAACACCCAATTCCTGGGTTGAAAAACAACTGGAGGACACCCTCACCCAGAAGCTGAAGCGTCCGGTCGACATCGTCCCGGTCTTCTACCCGGATTGGTCCCAGATGAACACCAAGATCAATCTCCTCATGAGCGACGAGAAGCAGCGTCCGAATATCGTCTGGACCGGCGACACGAAGGAATACCCCAAATGGGTGCAAGCCGGGCTCGTTCAGGACCTGACCCCGTCCCTGCAGAAGTACGGCAAAGAAATCATCAACTATTATACGAAGAGCACCATGTTCTACCACTGGAGTCCGGATGGGGGCGGCAAAATTTACCGGCTCCCCGGTGACGTGCCGGAAGCCGGGACCATGACGACGCTTCTCCGCAAGGACTGGCTCGACAAGCTCGGCCTTAAACCGCCGAAGACGCTCGAGGAGTATATCACCGTCATGAAGGCGTTTACTCACAATGATCCGGACGGCAACGGAAAGAATGATACTTACGGCCTTGCCGGAGACAATTACTACCGCAGTCTCGTTCCCTTCTTCTATGCCTACGGAGTGGACCCTGACAACTTTATGAAAATGCCGGACGGTTCCGTCAAATTCGGCTCTGCGCTGCCTCAAGTGAAGACGGTGCTGGGCATTCTGCGCGATCTGTACAAGGACGGGGTGATGGATCCGCGGATGACGACGATCGCGAACAGCGACAACACGAAGGTCGACCAAATCATCGTCTCGGGCAAGGTTGGCTCGATTTACCGGTTCGTCAGCTACTTGAACCCTTCCTATCCGGCCACCCAATCCTTTAAGGCCAACAATCCTACCGGCGAGTGGATGGCCATCGATCCGGTGACCGGTCCGGACGGCTTCGGTGCCGATCAGCCCGATCCGCAGATCGGCTGGTGCTACCTGCTTGTCACCAATACCGGCAAGGTGGACGATGCCGTGAAGGTCCTGAACGAGATGGCGACACCGGATACCTTCGCATTGATCAATTACGGCAAGAAGGAGGAGCATTACAAGATCGAGAATGGCCAATTCAAGACGCTTGTCAATCCCGAAGAAGCCAATAAGCTCGGGTTTGCCAACTTCGACTGGTACATTAAACGCAAGGATGCGGCCAACCTCACGAACACCCCGGAAGTGACGAAGCTCTATGAGCATAACATCCAGACCACGAAGGCGATGCGGGACAAAATTTATTTTGCCAAAGCGATTGACCGCCCGGCTTGGGATAAGTACAGCGCGGACGTGAAGAAGCTTCGCGAAGAGACGTTCTGGGGCATCATTACGGGCAACAAGCCCCTCTCCGCCTTCGACGAATTCTTGTCGAAATACGAGCAGATCGGCGGCAAGCAAATAGACGAGGAAGCCAACAAGCTCTTCAAATCCGAAGAAGCCGAGCGCAAGGAATTCGATGCCTGGTACGACAAAAATATAGTGCCTTACAAGAAATAA
- a CDS encoding LacI family DNA-binding transcriptional regulator, with protein sequence MKKKYTTMDIAHMLNVSRTTVSKALNNHPDIPEHTKKLVTETALNLGYKKFLNAQPKDINVRVSMVRHKQDTRTIAFLIKSTINIFQRGFWGDILRGVEEASRHHGYQMLFNYLSDEDLEQGRVPETITALKPEGVVLAGITRKEFARALSRLEIPFVLIDGYYEERTNEMLCDSVLMESEQSTFELTSCLIEQNHREIGFIGDVSNCKSFMERWIGFKRAVTDAGFAVRRDYCLVEPSPDNYFKLPEIASRLDSMPELPSAFVCANDLIAYHLIAYLEGKGLRVPQDISVTGFDYMQQQPDMAPIPLQLATAEVSGMEIGSRAFEQLLWRFQHLDRPFETVRVASRIIPGDSTGPCAGE encoded by the coding sequence ATGAAGAAAAAGTACACGACTATGGACATTGCCCATATGCTGAACGTCTCAAGAACCACGGTCTCCAAGGCCCTCAATAATCATCCCGATATCCCTGAGCATACCAAGAAGCTCGTCACGGAAACGGCGCTTAATCTTGGATACAAGAAGTTTCTGAACGCCCAGCCGAAGGACATCAATGTGCGGGTCTCCATGGTAAGACACAAGCAGGATACGAGAACAATCGCCTTTCTTATCAAGTCGACGATTAATATCTTTCAGAGGGGCTTCTGGGGGGATATTCTGCGCGGGGTGGAGGAAGCGTCGCGCCATCACGGCTATCAGATGCTCTTTAACTATTTAAGCGACGAGGATTTGGAGCAGGGCCGGGTCCCGGAGACGATCACCGCGCTTAAGCCCGAGGGGGTTGTCTTGGCCGGGATTACACGGAAGGAATTTGCCCGGGCTCTGTCACGGCTCGAGATTCCGTTCGTTCTGATTGACGGCTATTATGAAGAGCGGACCAATGAGATGCTGTGCGACTCCGTGCTAATGGAGAGCGAGCAAAGCACGTTCGAGCTGACTTCCTGCCTAATTGAACAGAATCACCGGGAGATTGGGTTTATCGGAGATGTCTCCAACTGCAAATCGTTCATGGAAAGATGGATCGGATTTAAGCGGGCGGTGACCGATGCGGGTTTCGCCGTTCGGCGGGATTACTGCCTTGTGGAGCCGAGTCCGGACAATTATTTCAAGCTGCCCGAGATTGCGTCAAGACTGGATTCGATGCCGGAGCTTCCGTCCGCGTTCGTTTGCGCGAATGACTTGATTGCCTATCATTTAATCGCCTATCTGGAAGGGAAGGGGCTTCGCGTTCCTCAGGATATCTCCGTCACCGGCTTTGACTATATGCAGCAGCAGCCGGACATGGCCCCTATTCCTCTCCAGCTTGCAACAGCGGAAGTGAGCGGGATGGAGATCGGGTCCCGTGCGTTCGAGCAGCTCCTTTGGCGATTCCAGCATCTCGACCGCCCGTTCGAAACGGTTCGGGTTGCTTCGCGCATCATTCCGGGCGATTCGACGGGGCCATGCGCGGGAGAATAA
- a CDS encoding sensor histidine kinase has product MLRLIRSSLRWKLLTVIVSILILVLAAVGVFSFVDTSRTIQSDVERFSSQIMKQANLNFSRYNRDNEQFFVSIGGSTEFADWLKADVGDRYELFRSYRAMEQKYIDPFVRFHPEVLSVRMYNENGNESIYRSPGVKYNLILRTDYSMAQESWLKELTLSGRMVRLTNQSSHYTDGIGRPVKTPVLTFVQKFQYGNRDGYLAVDISLMPTQEILQEIGLGQESEGVIVDQNGKIIVHQNVGRIGEQIPSGLMEEMSRAESSSFFYENQMVVDQRVPDTDWHMLVIVPYEEVAQSIYRVKNMTILIAIAGLVVSTLLIFLVSGSITKRLKELRKTIKVTDAGRFDVRVEVKGTDEVAELAGTYNRLLDRIESSIREMTESRVFQQEAVLSALQAQINSHFLYNALESINSMANLNDQEDIGRTAVALSNMLRYTSNYQDTVVTLEEELSHLKDYMYILNILYGDEISLDVEMTDELRRVTCLKALIQPFVENSIKHGYEVTGEKMTIRLTAAVWNERYLRIAIQDNGEGIPESKLEELQQMLAQEVTDRDYKRLSRIGILNVHYRIRMFYPQAHTGVTVERSEEGGTIIGLILPLQQGGAA; this is encoded by the coding sequence ATGCTCCGCCTCATCCGCAGCTCGCTGCGCTGGAAGCTCCTTACCGTTATTGTTTCTATTCTTATTTTGGTACTGGCGGCGGTCGGAGTATTCAGCTTTGTCGATACCTCACGCACCATTCAGAGCGATGTGGAGCGCTTCAGCAGCCAGATCATGAAGCAAGCCAATTTGAACTTCAGCCGGTACAACCGGGACAACGAGCAGTTTTTCGTTTCGATCGGCGGCAGCACCGAATTTGCTGACTGGTTGAAGGCGGATGTCGGAGACCGGTACGAATTGTTCCGCAGCTACCGGGCGATGGAGCAGAAATATATCGATCCGTTCGTCCGCTTTCACCCGGAAGTGCTGTCCGTCCGGATGTACAACGAGAACGGGAACGAAAGCATCTATCGATCGCCCGGTGTCAAATACAACCTGATTCTGCGCACCGACTATTCCATGGCCCAGGAAAGCTGGCTCAAGGAGCTTACTCTGTCCGGACGGATGGTCCGTCTGACGAACCAGAGCAGCCACTATACGGATGGGATCGGCCGGCCGGTTAAGACGCCGGTGCTTACCTTCGTCCAGAAGTTCCAATACGGGAACCGAGACGGGTATTTGGCCGTCGACATATCACTCATGCCGACTCAGGAAATTTTGCAGGAGATCGGCCTTGGTCAGGAGAGCGAAGGGGTCATCGTGGATCAGAACGGCAAAATCATCGTGCACCAGAATGTAGGCCGCATCGGCGAGCAGATTCCTTCCGGGCTGATGGAGGAAATGTCGCGAGCCGAGTCCTCCTCTTTCTTCTACGAGAACCAGATGGTCGTGGACCAGAGAGTGCCGGATACCGATTGGCACATGCTCGTGATCGTTCCCTACGAAGAGGTAGCCCAAAGCATCTACCGGGTGAAGAACATGACGATTCTGATCGCGATAGCCGGCCTTGTCGTCTCGACTCTGCTCATCTTCCTGGTCTCCGGCTCCATTACGAAGCGGCTCAAAGAGCTTCGCAAGACGATCAAGGTAACGGACGCCGGCCGGTTTGACGTGCGCGTGGAGGTGAAGGGGACGGACGAGGTGGCGGAGCTCGCCGGTACCTATAACCGGCTGCTGGACCGTATTGAAAGCTCGATCCGCGAAATGACCGAAAGCCGCGTCTTTCAGCAGGAGGCGGTGCTCTCCGCTCTGCAGGCTCAAATCAATTCCCATTTTCTGTATAATGCACTGGAATCCATCAACTCGATGGCTAACTTGAATGACCAGGAGGATATCGGGCGAACCGCGGTGGCGCTCTCCAACATGCTCCGGTACACGTCCAACTATCAGGATACCGTCGTCACGCTGGAGGAAGAGCTCTCCCATTTGAAGGATTATATGTACATTCTGAATATCCTGTACGGGGATGAGATTTCTCTTGACGTAGAGATGACCGATGAACTACGCCGGGTGACCTGTCTGAAAGCACTCATCCAGCCTTTTGTCGAGAACAGCATCAAGCATGGGTACGAGGTGACGGGAGAGAAGATGACCATCCGGTTAACCGCAGCCGTCTGGAACGAACGTTACCTCCGCATTGCCATCCAGGACAACGGGGAGGGGATTCCGGAGTCGAAGCTTGAAGAGCTTCAGCAAATGCTTGCCCAGGAGGTCACGGACCGGGATTATAAACGCTTGTCCCGCATCGGCATCCTGAATGTTCATTATCGCATCCGCATGTTCTATCCGCAGGCGCATACCGGGGTTACGGTGGAGCGCTCGGAGGAGGGCGGAACCATTATCGGATTGATTTTACCGCTGCAGCAGGGGGGGGCCGCATGA
- a CDS encoding response regulator, producing the protein MIRILIVDDAPLIRNSLVKSIERYGNSSIVSGTAANGVKALEWLEEYYADLCITDIKMPAMDGLVLIERIKERYPWMATLVISSYDEFEYAKKSMQLEALDYILKPIDPPLLESALGRAERKLLHDREAEAAQLLIRRLPESRVLLDRWVHHVQTGRVETMPVLIVDTLEALQEWTGARHDLLSALANHWTHAVLEELRKEKLKLTMEEGDDAGLGENELRRDSVRFYYRLCAVRRLEEGSHRLFEARAGGRDQHMGKLVDSIKRYIGEHYADKINLTELAQTVSLSKAYMCTLFKQETQMTIWNYIISERMRQARDLLMSDSLKIYEIANRVGYEDVDHFTQLFKKVFGLSPQDYRKRLEA; encoded by the coding sequence ATGATTCGCATTCTTATTGTGGACGACGCACCGCTTATTCGAAACAGTCTGGTGAAGTCCATTGAGCGGTACGGAAATTCCTCGATCGTGTCCGGTACGGCAGCGAACGGGGTAAAGGCGCTTGAGTGGCTAGAGGAGTACTACGCCGATCTGTGCATTACCGATATCAAAATGCCCGCGATGGACGGTCTCGTCTTGATCGAGCGCATCAAGGAACGGTATCCTTGGATGGCGACGCTTGTCATCTCGAGCTACGACGAATTCGAATATGCGAAGAAGAGTATGCAGCTTGAAGCGCTTGATTATATTCTGAAGCCGATCGATCCGCCGCTTCTCGAGTCCGCTCTTGGGAGGGCGGAACGGAAGCTGCTCCATGACCGGGAGGCGGAGGCCGCTCAGCTTCTTATCCGCCGGCTGCCGGAAAGCCGGGTGCTGCTGGACCGCTGGGTCCATCATGTCCAGACGGGCCGCGTGGAGACGATGCCCGTCCTTATTGTGGACACGCTGGAGGCCCTCCAGGAATGGACAGGTGCCCGGCACGATCTGCTTTCGGCGCTCGCCAATCACTGGACGCACGCCGTGCTGGAGGAGCTGAGGAAGGAGAAGCTGAAGCTGACGATGGAGGAAGGGGACGATGCCGGACTCGGCGAGAACGAACTGCGCCGGGACTCGGTGCGCTTCTATTACCGGCTCTGTGCCGTGCGGCGGCTGGAGGAGGGCTCCCACCGGTTGTTCGAGGCCAGGGCCGGCGGACGCGACCAACACATGGGGAAGCTGGTCGACAGCATTAAGCGCTATATCGGGGAGCATTATGCCGACAAAATTAACCTGACCGAGCTCGCTCAAACGGTCTCTCTCAGCAAGGCTTACATGTGTACGCTGTTCAAGCAGGAAACACAAATGACGATTTGGAACTATATCATCTCGGAGCGCATGCGTCAGGCCCGGGACCTTCTCATGAGCGATTCGCTCAAGATTTACGAGATCGCGAACCGGGTCGGGTACGAGGATGTCGACCATTTTACCCAGCTGTTCAAGAAGGTGTTTGGCCTAAGTCCCCAGGATTACCGGAAGAGACTGGAGGCTTAA